CGAGGATATCGTCAACGCTCTGCTGACCGCGAGGGTGAACACGCTGGCCGAGGCCCCGGGGTCCGTACCGTCCGAGGCGGTGGAGTTCGTCGAGGCACTGCAAGAGGCACTGGCCGGCTCGTACCAGTGGCATGAGCTGACCGGCCGCTTCGGCCGGACGACGATCGAAGCCCTCGCGAAGCCCCGCGGGCTGGGCACATCGGCAGCCCACATCTTTTAGAAGTCCTCTCATTCGGGTCGGCAGGCTAGCTTGTGATCAGGCTGCAACGGCCACCGGCTCAGCCCCCGGCTCAGGGAAACGAGCCCGCGTGCCGCTCAAAGGATCTGCGGTGCTCACCGGAACGCATCTGCCGCCCGACCTGGACGAAAGCTCGGCCACTCCCCGCAACGTCGTTCCCAGGCCCCAGCTGGGAACATGGTGGGAACACAAGGATGAAGAAGGCTCGAGAAGGATCACGAAAGCCCTCGCATCGGATTCACTCCACCACGCCGTTGACCTGCGCAAACGGTCGATCATCAAGACAGAGCAAGAAGGATCAATGATCCAATGATCATGCTTCGAACGGGGAGCGGCGCTGTTCTCCGCGTGAGCGACCCTGGTCCGCGAAGACGATGCGCTGGTGCACGCGGTTGCGGCGCGGCTGGGCGGGTTGGGTCGCCCCCGACACTGCCGTCCAGTGCCTTCGCGAGGGGGAGGTCCCTCTCGTACCGCTCGTGGTGGGCGCCGTCGTAGACACCGTGGTCGACGCCGGTGGAGATGACATGGGCGGCGCCGTCCTCGAGTCCGGCGATGCCGAGGAGTTCGCCGAGCCGGACACCGGTCCAGCGGACGTGGCCCACCCGCCGCTGCGGAACGGCCGGCGCCAGCGGGCTGCCCGTGCATTCGTGCACGGAGGTGATCTCCGTCTGCGGCATCCCTCTCAAGTCGTCGAGCGACAGCGTCAGTTCGCGGGTGACCAGCCCACCGATCCGCCGGGTCCAGGAGCCGGGGGAGACATCGGGGATACCCAGGTGCCTGACCGAGAACAGATCCGCTTCCGGAGTGATGAAGGCCGTCAGGTGCTCGGGCCGAGTCCTGTGCGCCAGACCGAAACCCTCACGGAGCATCGCGGGTGGGCCCTCGTCGGAACCGCCGGGCATGATCGTCTCCCCTCGCAGACGATTCCAGACGTTTCGCACACGTTCCTTCCGTCA
The genomic region above belongs to Streptomyces sp. CG1 and contains:
- a CDS encoding molybdopterin-dependent oxidoreductase, whose amino-acid sequence is MPGGSDEGPPAMLREGFGLAHRTRPEHLTAFITPEADLFSVRHLGIPDVSPGSWTRRIGGLVTRELTLSLDDLRGMPQTEITSVHECTGSPLAPAVPQRRVGHVRWTGVRLGELLGIAGLEDGAAHVISTGVDHGVYDGAHHERYERDLPLAKALDGSVGGDPTRPAAPQPRAPAHRLRGPGSLTRRTAPLPVRSMIIGSLILLALS